From a region of the Acomys russatus chromosome 4, mAcoRus1.1, whole genome shotgun sequence genome:
- the Srp14 gene encoding signal recognition particle 14 kDa protein, with protein sequence MVLLESEQFLTELTRLFQKCRSSGSVFITLKKYDGRTKPTPRKSSVEGPEPAENKCLLRATDGKKKISTVVSSKEVNKFQMAYSNLLRANMDGLKKRDKKNKSKKTKPAQ encoded by the exons ATGGTGTTGCTCGAGAGCGAGCAG TTCCTGACGGAGCTGACCAGGCTCTTCCAGAAGTGCCGGTCGTCGGGCAGCGTGTTCATCACCCTGAAGAAAT ATGATGGTCGCACCAAACCCACTCCACGGAAGAGTTCTGTGGAGGGCCCCGAGCCCGCAGAAAACAAGTGTCTGTTAAGAGCCACGGATGGGAAAAAGAAGATCAGCACTGTG GTGAGCTCCAAGGAGGTGAATAAGTTTCAGATG GCCTACTCAAACCTCCTGAGAGCTAACATGGATGGGCTGAAGAAGAGGGACAAGAAGAACAAGAGTAAGAAGACCAAACCAGCACAGTGA